The Helianthus annuus cultivar XRQ/B chromosome 15, HanXRQr2.0-SUNRISE, whole genome shotgun sequence genomic sequence gggcgtgcccaggaagcagcagaaaagacaaaccagtagaagcttccattgcccaccacggggccgtgtccagcgagcacgggggcgtggtgaaagtacagcaggcgcattaattgtaattcgcaattacaattaatgaagtgagagaatgtcagacgggcacggggccgtgtccagcggacacggggccgtgtccagccttctgttcagcctataaatagaggagcttggcttcattctccctcatcccttggcacaccacctctctcacacttcatccaccacccaccaccaccataacaccatcatccaccaccatcatccattgtccatcgtagagtgtgtgagtcgtctcgggatccaagattgatcgtaagagttcttgacaatcaaggccatgtttgcctaagtctcttacatcacttggtgaagacaagtgtttagtataatactttttatttttaatcttttgcactttttatttggttttgtattaatgactttaataactagttacttatgttgaaggtgatctttccttatcgtttgtccgtggtgtcttggcattattttactgtctatataaaataaaagattttcaccattcatatctccacggtctatatggaggtatgttggctacctggtcgggggttaagggaacggtttggtaagggtcttgcccttgttcagcgtttagaggtcctgcttgggacctgggtcaaatttagtaggatctccttcaatgcccataggtattggatggcggggatccaaactctttgaccccctcataagttaactactattaatactataacccggctatttaggactgtatccctgctgactcagactacttagccgagggtaacgtcaccgccaaaagcggggcctaccacaatttgcattaataacttaattcattatctttcaataatccgaccctttaggattgtatccttgctgactcaaactactgggttgagggtaacgtcgccttcaaaagaggggcctactacaataactaagataatctcttaaacaagtgcaaaagtgcgaaaataatcaaaggttatactaatacacgtgtcggatccaagtgattcatcttgtctatctgtttttactttatttttattttcagcatttagttagtttttatttttcttagtttaaaacatttttctaaccttttgatttgattagacgttgaggataaaccggtattaaaagctcttgtgtccttggacgacctcggtatcttaccaacactatactacgtccacgatgggtgcacttgcccatatgtgtgtttagtgttagtgaatatcgtgttttataaatttaaaacttggctaaaagtgtaaaaaggggcttaaatactcatcaaaataataacacacttcacgcacatcaaaaACACTAAAATTCAAGGCTAACATCACCAAGGTCTAAAGATTAACCACTATAGACTCCTTAATTAATTTGCCTTAAATATACAATCTGCACCGAAGTGGTCTTACAAGTCTTTCCAACTAATTTTAATATAAATTCACCAACTCGCTGCCTTGGTTAAAAAGTATGCCACTACCCACTTTTATCACACTTTATTACATTTGAACATAGAAGGATAACTTCAACCAGACTACTTAAATCTCTCAGAGTTTCAGTCAAAAATCCATAGCCTATTCATTTATTCaaataaaagttttaataaaataacaaaaataaacacacaCATAAACATATAGAAATATAAAGCACTTATTACATCTCATACAGTCATACCCTTAAACAAGTAAACAACTGATCTTAAACACTGAATCTCATCATCGACTTACAATGGATCTTTCAAAACATTAGCAGTTAAAAAACGAAGCAAATGAAATTTACCACAGAAGCTTTAGGCTTTCACCGATGCAATGTGTGAGTATCACGCAACTATGTATATGGACTATAGCAGCCAATGCACATACCCTGCCACTTCTTCAGCCTTAGGATCTGATTGCAAAGGACTTTCCAGCGCACCATCCCGATCCAGTACTCCAAACCACCAAAAAAGAAAAACTGGTGTCGGCGGAGCCTATGTTGTAAACTTTGTGTAGTATTCACACTCGTGATTCTTATGAGCAGCAGTCGTGTACTTTGGGTATGAGCCCCCTGTTTCCTTCATAAACTGGCTTCCGTTTCTTCTTTAGAGTTTCTACGCACACGCCTTGACCGAATCTGAGACTGTACACGAGCCAATGTTTGCATACATTTCAACGCCGACGTTGTTTGGCGTTTGACCGATTGACCTTGAATCACCGATCTCAACCGCCCAAGCCCTCTAAGAGCACGCAACGCCCTGCTCGCCTGAAAACAATATAATTATGTAACCCCACATATCAAGAAACTGTTTTACAAATATTTATTGTGCTAATATAATTTACCAAGTGCCTGCGATAAGCTGTTTGAATCTTGGTAGCAACCATTTCTTCTGCGGATTTACTCGACGGATGCACAATGGACGTCAAGCGAACGACTTCAGCGGCAGCATGGGCGGCTGCCACCACTACTTCTGCCGCCACAACGGTCATACGCAACCGAATATGTGTGTTTGCTCTGTTCATTCGTCCGTTCGTTTCCTCTTAAAAGATGGTGATCGAAGAATAAATTGATTTTGATCGCTGCTTACTTTTTCGCCATATATATCGATTAAAATCACaaatctgttctttatggtacaaTTTGAGTACAAAGATTAATAGACATGGGAATTAAAACAGAAAATGGGTTTTTGATATAAAACATAGTAGACCTGAACATGCAGAAACCCAATTATTTGGTACCACATATGAAAATTTTAAAACCCAAACAAGCTTATCAAGAATAACATGAGTCCAGGCCCACCGTATTTACCGACATTAACAGCTCCGCCATTAACAAACTTCAGTGAAACCTGTAAACACaacttaaattaaaaaaaaatcaattctaAATTACAATTTCTGCCTATAATTCTAATAAATCAACTCAAACCCTAACTAACAAACAACACTcaactaaaaagaaaaaaaaatcaaacaacaaacaaacaaataataCAGTTATAAACTCTTAACACATGAATGTATCCATCATATGAAACAATCAGATACATGTACAGAaattatacccttatacaattagcaacttgGGTTATGTTCCCTTTTTTTTAAAAGTCACACCCTTTAGTTTATTTACTCACACCCTttcattatatattatatattatatatttataaaaaagcACTGCTTGATTTGAGAGGCATCGATGAATTTAAAATAAGGCACCTATTCATTCAATTCAAATATATATGCAACCATGTTGATACGATGTAAGGAAAGGCAAAAGGCGCGTCGCTATAAACGAACCGTCCCCAAAAGATGCAACGTAAGAATAAGTAACCATAGACAATCATGAAATTATCTTCTATTTTTTATATTATATCTTAtcatacaaaacaaaacaaaaaacaacCAAACCACATCACCAAACATTGTGTGTTCTGACGTAGCATCAAATAACTGCTTGACCCTCCATTCAAAACCGTCGTGATTTTATCGGTGGTGAAACATGTCTTAACGGAACCGACAAAAAAACTAAATAACCGTCGTGACATGCTGTCGAAAAATAAGAACCAAACCAATGCATCTCCTCGAGCCGAGAAGCCACTTTTACACCGTTTGCCACTTTTCACACCCTATATAAAcccacaccaccaccataaccGCCGGCCATGATATCACAATCTGAACATTTACAGCCCCGGCCAACGGCCGTTGCCGGAAGCGAACAACATGTCTATATCTTTGTGACCCAGCGTCCGTCCGAACCCAAGGATTTGTTGTAGATCAGTTTCATGTGTGGTCCATGTGGAATATATGAAGTCACATGCATAATCGGTAGTTGGAGAAAAGGAAGTCAATGTTATTTTTGAAATGTTGTTTCGaatgaaggaagaagatgaacatTGAGAGTCACAAGAGAGTGAAGGCCGGAATAGTGGTGGATTCATGAAATTTTTTTATTGGTTTTATTAGATTCTCACTAACTTttttcaaatcatacaaggtttttactatttttttccaTCTTTTGCCAAACCCCTTCCTTTGCCGCCCCTTAAAAGTTTTTCCTCTTTGCCAAACCAAAGGGGTTTTTGGGAAGTCCAAAACACCCCTGGAATCCGCCCTTATGAAAGGAAAATAAAATGGATTTCAATTTAATAGGGTGGAATGAAAAACATCTTGAACCTTGAGATTTTATTGAAAATTGTAAATGAGTTTATATTACTATTACTAATGGaattaaaaacaaatttatttcAACATTTACGTTCAAAAGGAAAATATTTTTAATTCACAAGTAAATATTAATTTTCATACAAACAAATTAAATATGTACGACAATTTTATATCTAATAATTACTTACGTTCAAAAGGAAAATATTTTTAATTCACAAGTAAATATTAATTTTCATACAAACAAATTAAATATGTACAACAATTTTATATCTAATGATTACTTTTTTAAAGTTTTTATAGTTATTGGATTTTGTATGTATGTTCGATAatatttaattagttataaagtTTTTTGTTTCTTAAATACATCCCATCGTCTTCACGTTTTAATAATTTATGCACCGTCgtttttatatttattgtttTCTTCATgtgttattaattttttttttcagatttataTGAAAGAATCTATAAGGTTTAGTAATTTAATTAGTTTCATTTTTAGGTGTGCTGAATATTTGCTAACTTATTAAAAACTATATTACTTTATTTATCTATGGACTTATTTGTTGATGTAATGAAGTAAGAATCTATATAACTCTAGAATCCTTATGCGATCATTATGTAGGAGTCGATTTTTCTATTTATATCTTTAAATTAAgtttatttaatttatatattttaataagtTTTTATTGAAGCATAAAATTTTCTTAATGTGTTacataaaattaaaatttttcGTATCTCAAAACAAATTCATAATCAAcatcccgctgcaacgcgcgggttgCGTCAACTCGTTAATAAACAAAAGCAAAAACTTTTAAAACCTGTGAGTGTTTTAGAGGATCGTAACCAAGAAGAACAAATCGGATGCCAATGAATACCTGAGATGGCCTGTTTGCGACACCAACGAGCAGAGGCAAAGACCAGGCAGCGGTGGATGTGTAGCACAACACCGATGGCGACTATTCGAGACGCGGTGATCGGGGAACAAATTGCGGAGACAAAACCGGAAAGGAGGGTGGCGGTGGTTTGGGACTCTTCAATCGTATGTACTAAGGTGCTATTGATGAGGAATTTATGATGAGTCGTATGGTTTTCCAGTGAATTAAATGAATTGAAGGCTGCTATTTAGTATTAGGGTTCTAGAAGATGGCAAATTACCGATTATACTCCTTTGGTGTCTTAAAAATAATGTTAATTATTGTTATATCCCTTTCAAATGTGTTGTTTTTATTTGTACATATTGCTTTTAAAGTTGTATGTGATGTAAAATTACATTCATAtccatcacttctcctttttataatagtatagataataaaagaaaccaataagagaacacatgtcattcattgaatgTAATACACGTGTatagaacctcgtgtattacacaggttttAATTTGTGTAtagacatggtttttaaagatataactctttttagatctattcaacacatgtaatatatgaagtttttaaggatgtaattttttattatttggtagatttattcaacccgattatacacgggtttttttaaagatacaactttttttattatttaatatataaaattacatttatttaacccgtacaatatacgggatttataaagatataattttttattatttaatataaaaaattacatttattttattcaacccgtgtaatacacggggttctaacctagtatatgtATAATTAAAGGGGTATAACCGCATTAGACACTcgatatatatgtataattaaagAGGTATAACCCTATTATACATTTAAGTTATATAACCGCATAACCTCTCTTTTCTTACATATTTTATCACTTGTCATATAACCTCTTAGGACTTTACCACTACACGTAAACTAATAATTGTTGACCCCAATTCATAACAGGGTTGTTTTGTCGTTTACtacaaaattagtaaaataataaGTTTTGTATTGAATATAGTAAAATAAAAAGTTGTTCCTTCAAGAAATTGTCATGTTGCTGTACAAACTTGTAAATCACTAGTCCATTGAATTGTGTTTTAATAGtatcaataaaataataataataataataataataataataataataataataataataaaagacaaatcttttataacGACATATATGGTATTATAGTAGAAAATAATCAGGCTCATCGCTTTATAGCCTCGTGGCATCTTGGTGGTGAGATAAAGCTTTGGGATCAATAGGTGCTGGGtttgattcccacaaggggggttCTCCCATGTTCactgggtttcctcctgaattggtgtggcattatgcctagtggagatggatatgatcgggtggttcctctgATGGCtcgatgatactccagtgatccgtcagtaatccaaatttgccattaaaaaaaaagTAGAAAATAATCATCACAAATAAAAGACATAATCATCACTAATCAAGTAGCTAGAAACGTTCCACATATTACCATTGATAATAAAACCTCTTTTGTACATGGGACCTTAGAAGCAGGGTTGTCtccgaaaatcacaaaaaaaaaaaaaaaaaaaaaaattggccctgttcgagataaaaaaatttgggccctattCGTAAATCTTCATATAATATAAACTCATGAATCAATCATTCAATCAAATATATAAATACTAAAAACTCATAATACAATGATAATTGGTATGAAATtgataaaacaaattaacaaaaatggTGTAGCAAAAATGATCAAAGTAACGAACCTACTTACTAATCGAACAGTGTGGTTCTTCTAGCGTTTTTTGAAGCAAAGCTCTCGATCAACTCCTTGTAATCCATAGTATCTAATATTTCACTTTCAATAGATATTATCGTCAACCCGTTTAGCCTTTCTTGTGACATTGTCTTCACCCACATTAGCTTCTTCATCACGTTCACACTGTCTTCACCCACATTATCGTCACCCATGTTAGAACTAGAATTTTGagtttcttttaaaaaaaacttGTGTATTCGGTTTTGTTTTACTTCGTCCGTCTTTCTTTTCTCTTCCTCTAACTTCCTCTTCTTACGTTTTTGATGGTCGGATAGCACTACGCCAAAATAGGGATACAGCCACACATAAAAAGTGTGACTATATGTCTTTCGCCTCACATATTTTTTTCAGGTCAAGTGTGACCAAAGCTCGAGTCATCATAGGTATCATACGGCCACACAAGTTTTTAGTGGCCATATAActtaaaagtgtggctaaagggtacCAACATTGTTAGTTAAAATCTAATTTTCCTCcattaagtgtggctaaaggATAGAAACGGCCACATGTATTTACTTTAAGCGTGACTGTTACTACTATACAGTCACATAAAGTaccaaaaaaatatttttatccacatcaatttaaaaaaaaatgtggcAAAAAGGGTTGTTGTAATCAAGCATTTTGCCcattaagtgtggctaaagggtaaGCAACGGTCACATGGATTATTGTAAGTGTGACCAtttctattatatagtcacatGAACTTACTgtaagtgtggctaaagggtaaGCAACGATCACATGGATTGTGTATTCGGTTTTGTTTTACTTCGTCCGTCTTTCTTTTCTCTTCCTCTAACTTGCTCTTCTTACGTTTTTGATGGCCGGATAGCTAGGTGTTTGTATTTAGGAACGGGAGGCATAATTTCTAAATATTAAACAGAAACATTCATTCAATCACACAAAGTCTAAACATACATAATACATTTAAAGTAGTAAACATCAAACAAAGTTACTAAACATTAGCATTTAGGGCCCTAAACATATGAAATCAGAATCACACAATAAGACTAAAGGTTCTAAAAATAAGAATTATAAGAATTTTATACCTCAATCTCAAGATTATCCACCCCACAAAAC encodes the following:
- the LOC110905575 gene encoding protein IQ-DOMAIN 1-like; the encoded protein is MTVVAAEVVVAAAHAAAEVVRLTSIVHPSSKSAEEMVATKIQTAYRRHLASRALRALRGLGRLRSVIQGQSVKRQTTSALKCMQTLARVQSQIRSRRVRRNSKEETEASL